In Helianthus annuus cultivar XRQ/B chromosome 8, HanXRQr2.0-SUNRISE, whole genome shotgun sequence, a single genomic region encodes these proteins:
- the LOC110870097 gene encoding uncharacterized protein LOC110870097: protein MEPTNIHLTIRKQNPQSVCILRDIQNVIKKIKVKMYGDRTPMQILEQMLHEGRYVYHTRVNPETNAVEEVFFVHRYSYDMWRAFPHVLMIDTTYKTNEYRLPFVQIVGVTSTHKSFCVAHAFISKEKQDNFLWVLQNLKGLLEEGMEPRMIVTDCDKACDKLFPKASKLLCRWHISQNILKHTKAKFATAEEWKIFKLSWSRLCNSPTETLYNYNFERLFTRLTDDHRSGVLDYLYTVWLLPYKEKFVSAWTNTSPNFGQHTTNRAESQHAKFKRYLKGPNSSLHRLVWLVDKVVESQRIQINLTFQDSRSLKMGDHMISFFDNLRGNVSLKALDLLLVEKKKIRTLLAAGGTCGHVLFTSCGLPCACRMEWWENTNCKIPLAAVDKFWTKLDFNAEELKEDDNNLREEMDRVMQQLKAQPPIVLKSMLSKIQEVVNPSMTDHQPPEVQQDTRGRPTSKAQQKKKEEVARRKDTRSEAKGKSQKKDEDAQKPAVQRSRSKKNKAKKTVEIIDEDFPLLVGDRYKNMIDRFKDWLPSMYRRYITHMEDAQPDGNCGFRSVAMGLGLDQNAWMWVRQELLDEMFINKARWMPLLDSFDPGFYTTVYRSINWLHVEPAPMACWMFLPYAGLLVAQKFGVVVQHLSNGVCQTYFPMFDGPAEGHSVLSIAYVEDGHFIMVKLTDDGPMPPPNGLWNMYRSTEAMEWETMYMSRLSEGKKLLRSN, encoded by the exons ATGGAGCCTACGAACATACATTTAACCATAAGAAAACAAAACCCACAGAGTGTGTGCATTCTACGAGACATACAAAACGTGATAAAAAAGATTAAAGTCAAAATGTACGGTGATCGGACTCCAATGCAGATATTGGAGCAAATGTTGCATGAAGGAAGGTATGTTTACCACACCCGGGTGAATCCTGAAACAAATGCGGTCGAGGAGGTTTTTTTTGTTCATCGGTACTCGTACGATATGTGGCGTGCTTTCCCACATGTGTTGATGATTGATACCACTTACAAAACTAATGAGTATAGACTTCCGTTTGTTCAAATTGTGGGTGTGACATCGACACACAAGTCGTTTTGTGTCGCTCATGCTTTTATCTCTAAAGAAAAACAGGATAACTTCTTGTGGGTCCTACAGAACCTCAAAGGATTGTTGGAAGAGGGTATGGAACCGCGCATGATAGTAACAGATTGCGATAAAGCTTGCGATAAACTATTCCCAAAAGCATCCAAATTGCTATGTCGGTGGCACATCTCACAAAATATTCTAAAACACACCAAGGCAAAATTTGCAACGGCTGAAGAATGGAAAATATTCAAGCTTTCTTGGTCTCGATTGTGTAATTCTCCCACTGAGACGCTATACAATTATAACTTTGAGCGGCTATTTACGCGACTGACTGACGACCATAGATCAG gagTTTTGGACTATTTGTATACTGTCTGGCTACTACCCTATAAAGAAAAGTTTGTTTCAGCCTGGACTAACACAAGCCCTAACTTTGGTCAACATACAACCAACAGAGCTGAAAGCCAACATGCTAAGTTTAAGAGATACCTTAAGGGGCCAAACAGCTCGCTCCATAGACTTGTGTGGCTTGTTGACAAAGTTGTAGAGTCACAACGCATACAAATAAACCTCACTTTTCAGGATAGCCGGTCCTTGAAAATGGGGGACCATATGATATCATTCTTTGATAACCTACGTGGTAATGTTTCCCTGAAAGCACTAGATTTGTTGCTTGTGGAGAAGAAAAAGATACGTACGTTGCTCGCAGCAGGGGGGACTTGTGGTCATGTGCTTTTTACGAGTTGTGGGTTGCCATGTGCTTGTCGGATGGAGTGGTGGGAAAATACAA ATTGCAAAATTCCTCTTGCCGCCGTAGACAAATTCTGGACAAAACTAGATTTCAATGCTGAAGAACTTAAGGAAGACGATAATAATCTTCGGGAGGAAATGGACAGAGTCATGCAACAACTGAAGGCGCAACCACCGATAGTGTTAAAAAGTATGTTGTCGAAGATACAGGAGGTGGTGAATCCAAGTATGACTGACCATCAACCGCCTGAGGTACAACAAGATACTCGGGGGCGCCCAACCTCTAAAGCACAACAAAAAAAGAAGGAGGAGGTTGCGAGACGTAAAGATACCCGGTCCGAAGCAAAAGGCAAAAGCCAAAAAAAGGACGAGGACGCTCAAAAGCCAGCAGTGCAACGCAGTCGTTCAAAGAAAAATAAGGCTAAAAAGACAGTTGAAATTATAGATGAAGATTTTCCACTGTTGGTGGGGGATAG GTACAAAAACATGATCGATCGTTTTAAGGACTGGCTTCCATCTATGTATCGAAGATACATAACACATATGGAAGATGCCCAGCCTGACGGTAACTGTGGGTTTCGATCGGTGGCTATGGGTTTGGGGTTGGACCAGAATGCTTGGATGTGGGTCCGCCAAGAGCTACTGGATGAGATGTTCATTAACAAAGCCCGGTGGATGCCTCTTCTTGACTCTTTTGATCCGGGATTTTACACTACAGTATATCGATCAATAAACTGGTTGCACGTGGAACCTGCACCAATGGCATGCTGGATGTTCTTGCCATACGCCGGATTGTTGGTGGCTCAAAAATTTGGTGTGGTTGTTCAACATTTAAGCAATGGTGTTTGTCAAACATACTTTCCCATGTTTGATGGTCCGGCGGAGGGCCATTCTGTTCTTTCGATTGCCTATGTGGAAGATGGCCATTTCATCATGGTTAAGTTAACGGATGATGGTCCGATGCCTCCACCGAATGGACTATGGAATATGTATCGAAGTACTGAAGCTATGGAGTGGGAGACAATGTACATGTCTCGTCTTTCAGAGGGTAAGAAGTTACTTCGTAGTAATTGA